From Camelina sativa cultivar DH55 chromosome 5, Cs, whole genome shotgun sequence:
attttgtattTTACGTAGAAAAAACGATATGTCatgttttctccaaaaaaaatttaaaaattggaaGATTTTAATAGAAGATGCCATCATATAACAAGCTCCTTTCTATTTCTGTATTTCATAACGATTACTAAATAAGAACTTTGTCTATATAACGAAGTTACTAGTATGTGATATTTCGTGGGTGAATCTGGATTCTAATTCTTCTATTCGCAtgtgatccttttttttttaacaatgtgCCTGCCGACTTCCCAAGATCATATTAAATGACAACCTATATCTAAAACACTATAAAAAGACAAATGGAACATCTATAAAGCTGATTTTAATTGTCCCCTCcatataattcatatatttatttcgAATCTGATATTGGAAAAGTCGAAACCATTCTTATCTCCTCCAATCATTCTCCTCCTCACATTTTACTTTTGTAATTGACATCGCATATTTTAGATCTAAGTCCACTAACAAAAATACACATTCCAAAAATGATATGTGACATGAAAGTATAGACTAATGGCAGATTCTAAAAATCTAACAACAGCATTGTATATAACTATAGTATCATTGACAGTATAAATTTACGAGAAgatcaaacagaaacaaaaggGGTAGACGAATTAAACGATATAGAAGCAAAAACATTATCCAAGTAaatgaaatttgaaaaatagtAAAAGCAAACTTCAACAGCGTCAAGGTTGTGTCCTTTTCCACTAAACGTTGACACTGCACCTACTGGCCATCGTGTACTTAACGGCGTTTTCGCCGACATGAATTCCGGCGGCTTTATCAGCAAGATTCATGTAAGCCTGACAACGGACATGGAGATGATACTTACCAGTGATAAGAGTTCCAACCTTCCACCTCACGCGCCCGTCGGCGCGTATAATCAACGAGACTAACCCTCTGTTCTCCTCGTCGCCTAGAGCCAAGGCGTTGAACGGAGCGATGGGGACAGCGTTACCGTATACGAAAGGAGACCAGACGTTGTCTTCTTTATGTCCTTGGTACGTCGGAGGTATGGCCGTACGTAGTGTGATTTGTTGGCTACGGTAAGTAACGTAGACGTGAAGACGGTCGTAGTAGACACCGATTTTGGAGTTTGGGTTACGTGAAGATATTGTGATTTGAAAGTTTGAAGTGAGGAGGTTAGGCTGCGAGAGGTTGAAAGCGTAGACGGTAGCGTCTTGGAGTATGAATCTTGGTTTTGTTGGTTGGAGGATTACCCAAACGAGGAAGATTGTTAtcaagacgatgatgatgaagccgATGATTGTTCCACAGATTCTACTGccggttcctcctcctccgcctccgccGTGGCTTCCGCAATCTTTAGTCATTGGTATTATATATTTACGGGTTTGCCACTAGGCTTCGTTGGATGGATGGGAAAGATGTTTGTGTGATGGAGAGAGTGAGAGCGAAACTAGCTatgattaatatttatattggtAATTTAGAAGTGGTATAGTTTTGTGACTTTGTTCACCTTTTTTATTTCTAAGTTACACTTAGCTTAGGCTTTAGAAAATAATGAATCAATTAATACTTAAAAATGGATATATAGATGTAGTGTCTTTACTAGGTAAGAAATGtgaatttttagttttgataattTGCATTCAAAAAGTTATGTGGAGAAAAGTAAATGTATACGGATGAatgtgtttttaacttttaactcgAAGTCTCGAACTATATATGTAAGAAATGtatcttttatcttttgataGAAAAAATGTAGGGAAAGGAAGGAGTGGACATAAATTGATATTCTTAAAGTTTATGACTTTATGCTATTTTAACTTTTAGTGTGGCTTCATCTACCCTACCATTATTGTTAAGAGGGTATACGTGCAAGGTTCCCCCCATGACTGTATCATCAGCTAAGCAAACAATTGATTAATAATTGCAAGAAATTCTTGTTTACATATCCACATTGCAGGATGAGGACGAAATTACCCTACCCAAAGAAAGGTGCTCTGATCTTTTTCCGGTGCAGAACAGTAAAGTTCATACTTATTTTTTAACCCACCCATATATTTTCAACTATCTATTGATTGTTTTCTTGACTAATGTCTTTGTCTCTGTACTTTTTAATTTACATCTTGTTTGTATTATGCTTTGGAGTTaggaaatattaaattttgaacattaaaaatattagaacaTTCGATATACGGATATTATTATTGATGGGTCCAAAAACAGCATTTGAAATTTACACTCAAACGATATATAATGAGACCGACAAATGTTTATACGTAGGTTGCACTTGCCACTTGGATGGTtgatgataacaaaaaaaaaaaactattcaaatATTTGGCTCTTTGGTTCTTATAACAATTCGTTACTACAATGCAGAGCAATATTGAAtgtttcttaaaatgtgtattGTTATTGAATCAAATTGTccatgaaaattattttaaacactaaaaacaaaaaactccaaaatcttgTGGATATAGGCAAATCTTTGGCCCAATATTCACTGAGAATGAATTTTTGGAATCAGCCCAACACCAAAATATCACTACGTTTTGATGCAAGCAAGCAATGTAAATAACAGTACGATTTTATAAATGAAAGCAAACTTAAACATCATCAAAGTTGTCTACTTTTGGCCATCAAGTACAATACTGAATTTGAACACATACTGATTGACCCAAAAGAACTAAAAAAGATATTAAGACCTTGAAATCACGCTTAGTCTCTCTACTTGGTCATCTTAAAACTTTGTTCTGATTATTATTTACCTCCTAATTAATAACCCAAAAGACCTCCTAATTATTAGTAAGCTACTCGAACTTGTCCCATCAGAAAGTCCAGTTCTTGGAGAAATCCATGTCTGGAGGCAAATGATAATGACACTCATCCTTCTGTTGCTCCTCCTGCCTTGTACCCTTAGTAGTCATTTCTCCTCTCCTTGCTTTGGTCAATAACTCATTCTTCTCACTTTGAGTCCGTTTCCTTTGTTCTGCTTTGgctcaagttaaaaaaaaaaccaaaaaaaaaaggtcagagattttgtccttttttgttttgtaccaACCAAAAACATTGCAAAGAACCACTCGAAATCAaagatattttcaaactaaaagTGAGTAAACGAAAAGCTTAGTTATGGAAACACGTagagaagaaaagtaaaaatgaagTCGCTTACTAGGCTTCTTGAGGGAGTTAAAAGTCTGAGTAGTAGTAATTGGACGGTGAAGAGGGTGGAAGACGCCGGTTCCTACAGATTCCCTCAAAACGTTGCAGTTTCGATGAACCAAACCTCTACTGTGCAACCGTGCCTCTTGTCTCTGTAAAACCTTTGCTCTCTCTTGCTGTGACtgcaaccaccaccaccactcaaaaataaaataaaaaacgatgGAGCcagatagaaaaaaagaaagtgacaAAGTTTGCGTTTTTATTATCACCTCATTTTTGCGGATCCTTGAAAGATGAAGTTCATAAAACGATTCAAGCATGGACCTTTCTCCGTACGATCTCTGATCAGCCTTTGGACCATTAAGCCTTaaagactgaaaaaaaaagcCACACCAAAACAACATCATGAAAGTTTCGACACTGTGAAACagaatgaaacagaggaaaaactAAAACTTGTGAAAATGTGAAACAGAGGTGTAACATGTGAAAATGTGAAACAGAGGTGTAACTTGTGAAAatgtgaaacagagagagtgTGTAAAAAAGGAAGGACCTGGAGAGTCGAGGGTATAGTAGGAGCACGTCTGGGTTTAGGAGAAGGGAGAAGAGACAGTGAAGAGAACTGGTCAGAGAGTGTATCCACCACGAAGTCGGAAACGTACGGATGATCACGGTGGTTACGGCTGAGTGAGTTGAAACCTTCGACGGACGTTCCGAACAGATGAGAACGAAACCTCAGTTCTTCTAAGTAACCCGAATCAACACGAAATTGATGATTTCTctccatgaaaaaaaaatcaaaagactgAAGACTCTCTCttggagagaaagcaaaaaaaccaaaaagctcTGATTTTTAAAGAGTGGGTTTGACGTTACACACtagaaagacaaaaaattaaagtatccatttttattttgtttttttttttttcagttatcaCGCGAGTAGTGACTGCGAATGTCACGTGATCCACTCTCTCACGCGACCGTTATCTCCTTCAAGCACCAAACATCCAATAAACTAATGACACGTAAAGATATTGATAGCTACTAGAACCAGAACAGTTAGCGCGTGTAATAAACGCATTGAGAAGTGGAGTGTTTTAAATCAGTTCTGCAATCGCCGCAGACATATGCAGCCACCAATTATGATGCCTACACGTGTCAGAACTGTTACCTATTCGtagtttcataattttattaagtgTGTGCTTGTGTATGTTTCCTTTACCGTGCACCTTCCTCGACTCtctttacaattttataactaaaatgaCTTTTTAGAAAggagacaacaaaagaaacacgTTTTTTGAAGGCTAAATGAAGTGTTTTTTATGTGTATGTATGAAAAAGATTATACTAAGTGCCAACTTTTCAAGAGGATAGGAAAATGTATTTGCATCGGAAAAGTAAACTAAATTAAGATAGAAATAGAACTACAGACGATGgtaaaaaataagtaattagTAGTTAATCTTTTTGGGTCCAAAATGGGCTCATCTTAGGCTCACATTGAGACCATTGTAGGATCACAGTGTAGATTGGTTGGTACATGGATTAGTTTTGTTTCATGGGCTTTAGATTCTCCACCTCTCTCTCTATTATTATTCCAAGATGTTTCTATTTTCATATTGAACACTTGTTTCATAATCTCGATGTAGCTGAGTAAATGAAGCTAGCTAGTTATCTGCATAATTTCTGAAAAGCTTATTGAAATCGGGAGTTCAATAACTGTAATACTAAGCACAATGTCTAGGAAAATGATCAAACATGTTTTGTTCATGATGATTTGGTGGATCTCACCTAGGGTAACCTGCTTCCAGATACGTAAACAGTAGTTGGAAGTGAAAAAAACTTGTATGCATCATCATATAGGCTTAGATTAGATTAACATGACGGTTGGTGAAGTGGTGATAAGAGATTAGGTAGTAGTAGATTGCAAAGAACAATTAGTGGGAATTATGAGCGAAGATTTTTAGAAGAAAAGTACTTCCAAAGTTGAAGTACTACTTGTTTCAAAACTGCTATAGTGTATGTTCATATTTGGTAAAGGCGTAAAGCTGATATGTTGTTATTTGTCTTTTCAGACATGTGGTTTTTGTTTACCTTCACTATAGCTAGCCGGCAAAATGTACTTCTTTCCTACCAATGCTATATGTACACATCTAGCTAGCCTTGGGGTTGAGACACAACATTCTTTTTAAACCTAAccataaattacatttttattatgttaaattCTACGTTTATAACCTTTTTTGAGAGTCAGATACTACTTTGGATGgtggacctttttttttttgtttctaaaagttTCATGAAACCGAATACAATTAATTCATGTCAAAGACATATTTAATGGCTGTTATGCATGCACGGTGTTTAATTTAGTGTTACGCATGCATGCAATCTTTTACTAGTTATGGTTATTCactcaaacttcttctttgtCAAGTAACGTGGGAATATCGCATATGAATGagtttaaacccaaaaaaagctCAGTTTCAGAATAGCCCAATAAAGCCCAATAAAAATGTATCAGCACAATTTATCTTTGAATTGTCAACCTGACTTTTCGGGGGATAGGGTAAGTCTAAAATGTTTAAATCGAAAAATTTAAATCTGATATTTTCTCGTCAGATGTGAGGTATATGACATCCAAATCATTTATTTCTAATGTGTTGGAGCAAGTCCAGAACATATTAACACTTTTATTGGACACATCTTTTCTGTATACTGCTTGTTTCGCCTAAAAGACACGACTAGAGATCCGATAATGATAATGTAACATGTCAATATAAAcggtatatacaaaggaaaaaaaaaaaaaaaaccaagtctTAGGTAAAGCGCAAAATTCTCTTTTGACAGAGCAAACTTCCAAGcaaaattctttttttggcaCAATACATTAGAATTTATGATTCGTACGACATGTAAACTTTTCTCAGGAACTGACTTAAAGAAGTTTGACTTTTTACAGATTATGAATATTGGAAGCACAAGTTACATCAATGTGAATACAACTCTAGTTtcatctatatatgtatatagtctgttttttttagtacatgCTACTCACTTTCTCATGACACATGTTGTTTTCTATGAACCTTAATCTCAATCAActgaaaagatagaagaaaaggataatcaaaaaaaaacaaaaaaaagatcatatGTTTATTGTAATTGATATTGCATTCtattttaatgtaaatttagtaaaaaatgataaaacaaaagaaataaagagagacaTGTAGGATACCACACTATGGTGTAGCAATGTGAAAGTTGGAATCTCATTATTgaacaagaataaaaaaagcttACAACTTGCTAGCTCTTCAAGAAAGTTATTGCCAAGGCCCCATATCCCTACTATTCTCCAttcatgttttcattttctagttttcttattttaaattattatccTCTATATAAAAGAACAccatcacatatttttttttgttacacaaCTTTGGAACtactcatatataatatatttttttttttgttatgagaTGATGGCAAGATCACGCCTAGACCCGCTTTACTCTTCAAAGATAAATTCGGTAAAACCCCATATTCCTCGTGGGATATATCGAACCATATTGCTTCCTAAATGGATTCTTCTTTATCCTGATTATATTTATCCCACTTTAATTAAGATATAGTAGAACCAATCCTAAGTCTGAATGAGAATAATCTTAGACTCGGGATCGCACATTAGATATCTAAAAAGTTGGTTCCATGTTTTATATTCTGCTTTAAAGGAGTAATTTTAAGGAGTTTCAAATATGGAATTTGGCATTTTGCGTAGGAACTCTAGGATGGGCTCTGGATTAAGTAATTTCACTGCTTCGATATATATAGCACTATTCACGTATACGCATGAAAAACGCTATGATTACTACACATTTTTTATTCTACGAAATCTGttaattttagaaatatcaGATCATTTGTCTTTTGTTCAGTagatatactattatttattgagttctcttctctccttctaatgattttaaaaagttcagTTTTCAATATCTCATAGCTTTATGAATTTAAGTATTATTTTGAAGTGTTGTGCTCGACAAAATGAAACACAACAAAAGATTGACATGAGGGTTATGTATAACAATGATTCTGATAGTGAAgtgaatattcattttttatatgtagttatacacacacatatatatacggCTTTATTAGGGACCCAATATTATCTCTTCAATCCCTATAGAACCAGATTCCATGCTTCATTCTATGtgttataactaaaatttgtgGTCTAAGAATTCTATATCTATTAcgaaataaacacaaa
This genomic window contains:
- the LOC104785934 gene encoding NDR1/HIN1-like protein 12: MTKDCGSHGGGGGGGTGSRICGTIIGFIIIVLITIFLVWVILQPTKPRFILQDATVYAFNLSQPNLLTSNFQITISSRNPNSKIGVYYDRLHVYVTYRSQQITLRTAIPPTYQGHKEDNVWSPFVYGNAVPIAPFNALALGDEENRGLVSLIIRADGRVRWKVGTLITGKYHLHVRCQAYMNLADKAAGIHVGENAVKYTMASRCSVNV
- the LOC104785935 gene encoding uncharacterized protein LOC104785935 is translated as MERNHQFRVDSGYLEELRFRSHLFGTSVEGFNSLSRNHRDHPYVSDFVVDTLSDQFSSLSLLPSPKPRRAPTIPSTLQSLRLNGPKADQRSYGERSMLESFYELHLSRIRKNESQQERAKVLQRQEARLHSRGLVHRNCNVLRESVGTGVFHPLHRPITTTQTFNSLKKPKQRKRTQSEKNELLTKARRGEMTTKGTRQEEQQKDECHYHLPPDMDFSKNWTF